The Pollutimonas sp. M17 sequence CGGGCAGGGCATCGCCGCGATTTTCGAACGTGCTTGAGCCGGACGATTTGCTGGACGACACGCCCACGCTGTCCGAGCAGGGCGGCGTGCGCTATCTGCATTTCGGCACGGAATGGATACAGGGCGCCATGCGCATGGCCAGGCCGCATGAACTGGTGCTGGCCTATACCCAGCAGATGATGGCCTGGCTGCTGTTCCTCGAGCCCCGCAAGACGGACGAGGTCGCCATCCTGGGCCTGGGCGCCGGGTCCTTGCTGCGCTACACGCTCAAGCACACGCCGGCATGGGTCCAGACCGTGGAATGGAATCCCGCCGTGACGGCGATCTGCCGCATGTATTTCCGCTTGCCCGAAACGCGCCGTTCGGCCATCGACCATTGCGATGCCGGGCTATGGGTCGGAAAGCCCGCCAACTTCGGCCGCTACATGGCGCTGATGGTGGATTTGTACGATGCCCAGGCGCAAGGCCCGGTGCGCGACTCGCTGGAGTTCTACCAAGGCTGTCACCGCGCGCTGGCCGATGCGGGAGTCATGACGGTCAATCTGTTCGGGAACCATGCCAGTTTTCCGCCCAACCTCAGGAACATCCGCAAGGCGTTCGGGGGAAGGGTGCTGGAGCTGCCCGAGATCGATGCGGGAAACCGCATCGTGCTGGCCTTCAAGGGACCCCTGCTGGACGTGTCCACATTGCAGCTGCTGCAGAGAGCGGACGAGGTCGAGTCGTCCTACGGGCTGCCGGCGCGCCGCTGGGTCCGTTCGCTGCTCGCGCAGCATGGCCCGCGCAGTTCGCTGGTGGTCTAGGAGCCGCGCGGCGCCCCGTTGGCGTCAACATGGGCCAGGGGTGTGGCGGCAGGGATTTCCCTTGAAGGCAATCGGGCCTTCAACGGGTTAGACTAACGTCCGTCCGCGACGCTTTGCTGATGTCGCTTGTATTCGTCAAGGAGCTTCACATGAGGTTTAACACGTCCGCCAAGCTGGCTTTAGGGGCCATGGCCATGATGGGCGCGATGGCGCACGCCCCGGCGTCCGCCCAGTCCGTCGCCGTCACGTCCATCGTCGAGCATCCCGCCCTGGACTCGATCAAGGACGGCGTCCACGAAGCCCTGGCCAAGGCCGGCTATACCGAAGCCAAGGGCCTGAAGTGGCAATTCCAGACGGCGCAGGGCAACACCGCCATCGCCGCCCAGATCGCACGCAAGTTCGTGGGCGACAAGCCCGACGTCATCGTCGCCATTGCCACGCCCTCGGCGCAAGCCGTG is a genomic window containing:
- a CDS encoding spermidine synthase, with product MLEPDDLLDDTPTLSEQGGVRYLHFGTEWIQGAMRMARPHELVLAYTQQMMAWLLFLEPRKTDEVAILGLGAGSLLRYTLKHTPAWVQTVEWNPAVTAICRMYFRLPETRRSAIDHCDAGLWVGKPANFGRYMALMVDLYDAQAQGPVRDSLEFYQGCHRALADAGVMTVNLFGNHASFPPNLRNIRKAFGGRVLELPEIDAGNRIVLAFKGPLLDVSTLQLLQRADEVESSYGLPARRWVRSLLAQHGPRSSLVV